One window from the genome of Alkalihalobacillus sp. LMS6 encodes:
- a CDS encoding malate synthase G: MAYKQIGNLQIATTLHQFIEQEVLKGIDVKSDLFWNGFEQIIHDLAPINQQLLKEREWFQEQINQWHQTHSFQKDDYYQFLTEIGYLQPEPEPFTITTSGIDDEIATQAGPQLVVPINNSRFAINAANARWGSLYDALYGSDVIKVEATKVEGYDEGRGNEVIRYAKQFLDETVPLAKDSHQNVVEYKVVQENLIATLEDGTETGLANEKAFIGFQGDERALSAVLFEHHHMRIVLQIDRSHAIGGTDRAGISDIILESALTTIMDCEDSVTAVDAEDKVDVYRNWFHLMTGKSSASFMKNGQKTQRSLNEDDYYRSPTGAPLLVKGRSLMLIRNVGHLMKTDAIKDASGRSIPEGIMDGVITTLIAMHDLAGHSSVQNSSKQSIYIVKPKMHGAKEVAFAHTLFNKIEDLLGLERYTIKIGVMDEERRTSLNLSACIYEVKERIFFINTGFLDRTGDEIHTSMEAGPVVRKHEMKETKWIQSYEKANVQTGLNAQFQGKAQIGKGMWAMPDEMDALVKEKGSQLKAGASTAWVPSPTAATLHALHYHQINVIDTQTQLRVSKVDYRKDLLEVPLASRSYEQEEIEEELDNNIQSILGYVVRWIDQGIGCSKVPDIHHMALMEDRATLRISSQLLANWLYHGVCTKEQLEQSFKKMARVVDKQNEHDSLYQSLVSEESIAFQAAKELVYSGKTQPSGYTEPILHKRRQEAKHMMLKA, translated from the coding sequence ATGGCTTATAAACAGATTGGAAACCTTCAAATTGCAACTACACTCCATCAATTTATTGAACAAGAGGTACTAAAAGGGATTGATGTGAAATCGGATTTATTTTGGAACGGATTTGAGCAAATCATTCATGATCTAGCCCCCATTAATCAACAGTTACTGAAGGAGCGAGAATGGTTTCAAGAGCAGATCAATCAGTGGCATCAAACTCATTCATTTCAAAAAGACGATTATTATCAATTTTTAACAGAAATCGGTTATTTGCAGCCGGAGCCAGAGCCTTTTACGATTACCACGAGTGGGATTGATGACGAAATTGCTACACAGGCGGGCCCGCAGTTAGTTGTTCCAATCAACAATAGCAGATTCGCCATAAACGCAGCTAATGCGAGGTGGGGAAGCTTATATGATGCACTTTATGGAAGCGATGTCATTAAGGTCGAAGCAACGAAGGTAGAGGGGTATGATGAAGGTCGAGGAAATGAAGTCATTCGGTACGCCAAACAATTTTTAGATGAAACGGTCCCGTTAGCAAAGGATTCTCACCAGAACGTGGTTGAGTATAAAGTTGTTCAGGAGAACCTCATTGCTACACTAGAGGATGGGACTGAAACTGGTTTAGCAAATGAAAAAGCCTTTATTGGTTTCCAAGGAGATGAACGAGCATTATCAGCCGTCTTGTTTGAGCATCACCATATGCGAATCGTCTTGCAAATTGACCGTTCGCATGCAATAGGAGGGACTGATCGTGCTGGTATTAGCGACATTATACTCGAGTCAGCTTTAACAACCATTATGGACTGCGAAGACTCAGTTACAGCAGTTGATGCAGAAGATAAAGTAGACGTCTATCGGAACTGGTTTCATTTAATGACAGGGAAAAGTAGTGCTTCATTTATGAAAAATGGTCAGAAGACGCAGCGCTCCTTAAATGAAGATGATTATTACCGTTCCCCAACAGGGGCTCCACTACTTGTGAAAGGTCGCTCGTTAATGTTAATTCGAAATGTTGGCCATCTAATGAAAACAGACGCTATTAAAGATGCATCCGGTCGTTCTATACCAGAAGGAATAATGGATGGCGTTATTACAACGCTTATTGCGATGCATGATTTAGCAGGGCATTCATCCGTCCAAAATTCATCAAAGCAATCCATATATATCGTAAAACCAAAAATGCACGGTGCGAAAGAAGTTGCTTTTGCCCATACATTGTTTAACAAAATTGAAGATTTACTCGGGTTAGAACGTTACACAATAAAAATCGGTGTGATGGATGAAGAACGTCGAACCTCGTTAAATTTATCAGCTTGTATTTATGAAGTGAAAGAGCGCATCTTTTTTATTAATACAGGTTTCTTAGACCGAACAGGAGATGAAATCCACACGTCAATGGAAGCAGGTCCTGTTGTTCGAAAGCATGAAATGAAAGAAACGAAGTGGATTCAGTCTTACGAAAAAGCAAATGTTCAAACTGGCTTAAATGCGCAATTTCAAGGAAAAGCACAAATTGGCAAAGGCATGTGGGCGATGCCTGATGAAATGGATGCATTAGTCAAAGAAAAAGGAAGCCAGCTCAAGGCAGGGGCTTCCACGGCCTGGGTTCCATCACCAACAGCAGCGACACTTCATGCGTTGCACTATCATCAAATCAATGTGATTGATACGCAAACACAGTTAAGGGTCAGTAAAGTTGATTATCGGAAAGATTTATTAGAGGTCCCCCTTGCTAGTCGTTCATATGAGCAGGAAGAAATTGAAGAGGAGCTTGATAATAATATTCAAAGTATCTTAGGATACGTGGTTAGATGGATTGATCAAGGAATTGGTTGTTCAAAAGTCCCAGATATTCATCACATGGCGCTAATGGAAGATCGAGCAACACTTCGAATTTCAAGTCAATTATTAGCAAATTGGCTGTATCATGGCGTTTGTACAAAGGAACAACTCGAACAATCATTTAAAAAAATGGCTCGTGTTGTGGATAAACAAAATGAGCACGATTCTCTCTATCAATCGTTAGTAAGTGAAGAGTCGATTGCATTTCAAGCAGCAAAAGAGCTCGTTTATTCAGGAAAAACTCAGCCATCTGGCTACACAGAACCAATTTTGCATAAACGCCGACAAGAAGCAAAACATATGATGTTAAAAGCGTAA
- a CDS encoding transposase → MFIFIVLFLIIPTILLLLARQSFFIEKIFSLVAVISVFTFGSITMSAVYQILENQTVFMTSIHAVFLEPFFLVSGGYLLFFLAYRLLDDLLRW, encoded by the coding sequence ATGTTTATTTTTATTGTGTTGTTTTTAATCATTCCAACGATTTTGTTGTTATTAGCAAGACAATCTTTTTTCATTGAAAAAATCTTTTCGCTTGTTGCCGTTATAAGCGTATTTACATTCGGATCAATAACTATGTCAGCTGTATATCAAATTTTAGAAAACCAAACCGTGTTTATGACTTCGATCCATGCCGTGTTCCTTGAACCATTTTTTTTAGTATCAGGTGGCTATTTACTATTTTTTTTGGCGTATCGATTGTTGGATGATTTATTGCGATGGTAG
- the ade gene encoding adenine deaminase, which yields MTDRTSIKKQLRAASGEESCDLLLTNATIVDVYTCSTYKSTIAITDGMIVGIGDYKKGDQTIDLEGKWICPGLIDGHVHIESAMVRPEDLARVLLPRGVTTIVADPHEIANVGGADAVRYMIEAAKDIPMDIKMMAPSSVPAASFEENGASLTSKDIEALFLEGEMHGLGEVMDFPAVVTGDDEMLEKIELAKKYGQTIDGHGSGLDEKALNAYRVVGIENDHEAIKEEEALERIRKGFYVLMREGTATRDLEAILPVVTAHNSRRFAFATDDKHLDDLVEEGSIDFHIRKAIRLGMDPLQAIQMGSLNAAECFQLHTKGAIAPGKEATFLILSDLDAFEVEDVFVKGKKVAEQGRVLSSFRDYVDVPSQLLDSVHIKPFTKKDLKLPLKNSGSATIIEASLTSIVTRKVTEAVETEDGCFKPSSNHLKLVVMERHHRKGHIGVGICKGIPIKRGAIVSTVAHDSHNIIACGTDDESIEHAIKHIAECGGGMAVVDGPNVLATLPLTIGGLMSVHSVDQVKRQLNQLQNALKELGYDEHVDPFLTLAFLALPVIPSIKLTSKGLFDVEAFSFIEQ from the coding sequence ATGACCGATCGAACGTCAATAAAGAAACAGCTGCGAGCAGCTAGCGGTGAAGAATCATGCGACCTTTTACTAACGAACGCAACGATTGTAGATGTGTATACATGCTCCACGTACAAAAGTACGATTGCGATAACAGATGGAATGATTGTGGGGATTGGTGACTACAAAAAGGGAGATCAAACGATTGACTTAGAAGGGAAATGGATTTGCCCTGGCTTGATCGATGGGCACGTACATATTGAATCTGCGATGGTTCGTCCAGAGGATTTAGCACGAGTTCTCCTTCCTAGAGGGGTAACGACAATTGTTGCAGATCCACATGAGATTGCAAACGTTGGTGGCGCTGATGCGGTTCGGTATATGATTGAAGCTGCGAAAGACATCCCAATGGATATTAAAATGATGGCTCCTTCAAGTGTTCCAGCGGCGTCGTTTGAAGAAAACGGTGCTTCTCTTACGAGCAAGGACATAGAAGCTCTTTTTCTCGAAGGAGAGATGCATGGTTTAGGTGAAGTGATGGATTTTCCAGCGGTAGTCACTGGTGATGATGAGATGCTTGAGAAGATTGAGCTAGCGAAAAAGTACGGACAAACCATTGACGGTCACGGTTCGGGTCTAGATGAAAAAGCACTTAATGCCTATAGAGTGGTAGGGATTGAGAATGACCATGAAGCTATTAAAGAGGAAGAAGCATTAGAAAGAATAAGAAAAGGTTTTTACGTTTTAATGCGAGAAGGCACGGCAACAAGAGATCTAGAAGCCATTCTTCCAGTTGTAACGGCTCACAACAGCAGAAGATTTGCCTTTGCGACAGATGATAAGCATTTAGATGACTTAGTAGAAGAGGGAAGCATTGATTTTCATATTCGCAAAGCCATTCGGCTTGGTATGGACCCTTTACAAGCGATTCAAATGGGAAGCTTAAATGCTGCGGAATGTTTTCAGCTTCATACTAAAGGAGCCATTGCGCCTGGAAAAGAAGCGACCTTTTTAATTTTGAGTGATTTGGACGCATTTGAAGTTGAGGATGTATTTGTAAAAGGGAAAAAAGTAGCAGAACAAGGAAGGGTGCTTTCATCATTTCGTGATTATGTGGATGTGCCGTCTCAACTTCTAGACAGTGTCCACATAAAACCTTTTACAAAAAAGGACTTGAAGCTACCGTTAAAGAACAGCGGAAGTGCGACAATCATTGAAGCTTCATTAACGTCAATCGTAACGAGGAAAGTAACAGAAGCGGTTGAGACAGAAGATGGGTGTTTTAAACCAAGCAGCAACCATTTAAAACTTGTTGTGATGGAGCGTCATCATAGAAAAGGTCATATTGGTGTCGGGATATGTAAAGGAATCCCAATTAAACGAGGTGCAATTGTGTCAACGGTGGCACACGATTCGCACAATATTATCGCATGTGGTACAGATGATGAAAGCATTGAGCATGCGATTAAGCATATTGCTGAGTGTGGTGGTGGAATGGCCGTTGTCGATGGCCCTAACGTATTGGCGACGCTACCCTTAACGATTGGCGGTTTAATGTCCGTACACTCTGTCGATCAAGTGAAACGTCAATTAAATCAACTACAAAACGCGCTTAAAGAACTTGGTTATGACGAACATGTGGATCCGTTTTTAACCCTCGCTTTTCTAGCGCTGCCAGTCATTCCTTCTATTAAATTAACGTCAAAAGGATTATTTGATGTTGAAGCATTTTCATTTATCGAGCAGTAA
- a CDS encoding penicillin acylase family protein, which translates to METAKLKQKKRVPWKKIFIISIGVFFLLLISIGIWAYLQLQKPMPQVRGELEVAGLADEVSVYRDEQGVPHIEAENDVDLYFAQGFVTAQDRLFQMDLSRRQASGQLAEVIGEGMLDQDRFFRTFGLRRAAEASEAAYDEETYGYLEAYAEGVNAFMTQAIENGELPIEFRLAGYEPTPWEPLDSLTIGKYMAYDLNGNWQGQAFRHWLAQHVTEEEALDLMPVYPEDGPVILELAQNIPVDIKSAFSKTGDYLPHPFAGSNNWVLSGERTASGEPLLADDPHLGLATPSIWYETHLTSPTVNVTGVIFAGVPGIILGSNEEIAWGVTNVGPDVQQLYFEQRHPEEPSTFLYDDEWYEAEVITEEILVADQEPYEHEITLTRNGPLLSEYASFDEQAEYALSMRWTAHEATTELQAVLDFNRADDWDSFSEALTSFQAPAQNFVFASQDGTIAYRANGLIPIRPEEDDALLPVPGWDPAYQWEGYIPWDELPTIINPDSGIISTANNQIVDDDYPYHLTHTWAQPYRHQRIIDVLYAASDHTAEDMMDLQMDVVNLQAEEFVPILTRALGDREQSDIEEQALTMLQDWQFEDLRDEAGPLLFHLWMDEISSQLFKEALPKEIYDLFEGRANIVDEMLRDADEGQTGPWIEKAGGFETLVSTSFQQAVARATELQGEIPNDWKWGEFHQVVFNHPLAAITPLNYLFNGSPLPADGSRITVKAASYQTETGIVTNGAGWRGVMDLADLENTHHLVGPGQSGHVFSDTYHSQREAWVNGDYHITSLQSEQYQPLSDHLQLIPK; encoded by the coding sequence ATGGAAACAGCTAAATTAAAACAGAAAAAACGTGTTCCGTGGAAAAAAATTTTTATTATTTCAATCGGCGTCTTCTTCCTTTTATTAATAAGTATTGGCATTTGGGCATATCTACAGCTCCAAAAGCCAATGCCACAAGTGCGCGGGGAGCTAGAGGTTGCAGGGTTAGCTGATGAAGTGTCAGTTTACCGAGATGAGCAAGGTGTTCCTCATATTGAAGCGGAAAATGATGTCGATCTTTATTTTGCGCAAGGGTTCGTGACAGCCCAAGATCGCTTATTTCAAATGGATTTAAGTCGGCGACAAGCTTCAGGTCAGCTAGCTGAAGTAATCGGTGAAGGCATGCTGGACCAAGATCGGTTTTTTCGAACATTTGGATTACGTCGTGCCGCCGAAGCATCAGAAGCAGCTTATGACGAAGAAACGTACGGATACTTAGAGGCGTATGCGGAAGGTGTCAATGCCTTTATGACACAAGCCATTGAAAATGGAGAGCTGCCGATTGAATTTCGACTTGCCGGTTATGAACCAACACCGTGGGAGCCTTTAGATTCATTGACGATTGGAAAGTATATGGCCTATGATTTAAATGGAAACTGGCAAGGGCAAGCGTTTCGTCACTGGCTTGCTCAACACGTTACAGAAGAAGAAGCTCTTGATTTAATGCCTGTTTATCCAGAAGATGGTCCCGTTATTTTAGAATTAGCGCAAAACATTCCAGTCGATATTAAAAGCGCTTTCTCAAAGACTGGTGACTATTTGCCACATCCTTTCGCTGGTAGCAATAACTGGGTTCTTTCAGGAGAGCGGACAGCATCAGGTGAACCATTGCTTGCTGATGATCCTCATCTCGGGCTAGCTACACCAAGTATATGGTATGAAACCCATTTAACTTCCCCTACTGTCAACGTAACAGGGGTCATTTTTGCAGGGGTTCCCGGGATCATTTTAGGATCAAATGAAGAAATTGCTTGGGGCGTAACAAACGTAGGGCCTGATGTCCAACAGCTTTATTTTGAGCAACGACATCCTGAAGAACCATCAACCTTTTTATACGATGACGAGTGGTATGAAGCTGAAGTGATTACAGAAGAAATTCTTGTTGCAGACCAAGAGCCTTATGAACATGAGATTACGCTAACGAGAAACGGTCCTCTTTTATCAGAATATGCGTCCTTTGATGAACAAGCTGAATATGCCCTTTCTATGCGCTGGACAGCTCATGAAGCGACAACAGAGCTCCAAGCTGTGCTAGACTTTAACCGCGCAGATGACTGGGATTCCTTTTCTGAAGCGTTAACGTCTTTTCAAGCACCAGCGCAAAATTTTGTGTTTGCAAGCCAAGATGGCACGATTGCATATCGCGCTAATGGATTAATTCCCATTCGCCCAGAAGAGGATGACGCTCTGCTTCCTGTACCTGGCTGGGATCCCGCCTATCAATGGGAAGGCTACATTCCTTGGGATGAGCTGCCTACAATTATAAATCCAGATTCAGGCATCATTTCAACTGCCAATAATCAAATCGTTGATGATGACTACCCTTATCACCTTACACACACTTGGGCACAACCTTATCGTCATCAGCGTATTATTGATGTTCTCTATGCAGCATCCGACCACACTGCCGAAGACATGATGGACTTGCAAATGGACGTGGTTAATTTACAGGCAGAAGAGTTTGTGCCGATTCTTACACGTGCACTAGGTGATCGTGAACAATCTGATATTGAAGAACAAGCACTAACGATGCTACAAGATTGGCAGTTCGAGGACTTACGGGATGAAGCTGGTCCATTATTGTTTCATTTATGGATGGATGAAATCTCATCACAATTGTTTAAAGAAGCACTTCCTAAAGAAATTTATGACTTGTTTGAAGGAAGAGCCAATATTGTTGATGAAATGCTGCGGGATGCAGATGAAGGGCAAACCGGTCCTTGGATTGAAAAAGCGGGTGGCTTTGAAACACTCGTTTCTACTAGTTTTCAACAAGCGGTTGCTCGGGCAACCGAGTTACAAGGAGAAATTCCCAACGATTGGAAATGGGGAGAGTTTCACCAAGTTGTTTTCAATCATCCTCTTGCAGCGATTACACCGTTGAACTATTTGTTTAATGGCTCTCCATTGCCTGCCGACGGAAGTCGTATTACTGTAAAAGCCGCCAGTTATCAAACAGAAACGGGAATCGTCACAAATGGCGCTGGTTGGCGTGGTGTGATGGATTTAGCCGACCTTGAAAATACACATCACCTTGTGGGACCTGGACAATCCGGTCATGTTTTTAGCGACACTTACCATAGCCAGCGAGAGGCTTGGGTCAATGGTGACTATCACATTACCTCCCTTCAATCAGAACAGTATCAACCATTAAGCGACCATCTTCAGCTAATACCGAAGTAA
- a CDS encoding adenine deaminase C-terminal domain-containing protein gives MTTERIQRWTKTRLREHLSVIRGERPPTLVLRHATYLNFARRKWVEANIWIADDQIVYVGQDLPEMLGDAEVVDCTGQFIVPGYIEHHAHPFQLYNPHSLAQYASERGTTTLINDNLVYFLNLEKKKALSLIEKLEELPTTMYWWTRYDSQSELLKDEMFSNSKIKSWLEHHLVVQGGELTSWPAVLQGDDTILHWMQETTRLRKPIEGHMPGASEKTLSQMALLGVTCDHEAITGEEVIRRLDVGYTASLRHSSIRPDLPRLFEELKELGVDYFGRCLMTTDGSPPSFYEEGIMNTCIQIAIDAGINPIDAYGMATYYVARYYNVDHKLGMIGPGRIAHLNFLSAKDAPTPVSVLAKGQWVRRDGKDIRQEQTFNWSDYGINPIEFNWELSEDELHFSMPMGIEMTNAVILKPYQTMLETSATALSTDHDESFFAMIDKKGKWLVTTTLRGFATSVMGLASSYSYTGDVILIGKSLKAMVQAFNELKKQGGGLILIEDGEVIDRIKLPLLGMMSDEPMEVIMEQERSFTKKLRDRGYTHEDPMYSLQFFSSTHLPYIRVTQKGIYDVRKKRILFPAIMR, from the coding sequence ATGACGACTGAGCGAATACAGCGATGGACCAAGACGAGACTAAGGGAACATTTAAGTGTTATTCGAGGAGAACGCCCGCCTACCTTAGTTCTCAGACATGCCACTTACTTGAATTTTGCACGAAGAAAATGGGTTGAAGCCAATATATGGATAGCAGATGATCAAATCGTCTACGTTGGTCAAGATCTCCCTGAGATGTTAGGAGATGCTGAAGTGGTTGACTGTACCGGACAATTTATTGTTCCAGGTTACATTGAACATCACGCCCATCCATTTCAATTATATAATCCCCATAGCTTGGCTCAATATGCATCTGAACGCGGGACAACAACGTTGATTAATGACAATCTAGTATATTTTTTAAACTTAGAAAAAAAGAAAGCGCTTTCTTTAATAGAAAAGCTTGAAGAACTGCCGACAACAATGTATTGGTGGACGAGATATGATTCCCAATCAGAATTATTAAAGGATGAGATGTTTTCTAATTCCAAAATTAAATCTTGGCTTGAGCATCATCTTGTCGTTCAAGGTGGAGAATTAACATCGTGGCCAGCAGTGTTACAAGGTGATGATACGATCTTGCACTGGATGCAAGAAACGACACGACTCCGAAAGCCAATTGAGGGTCATATGCCAGGTGCATCGGAGAAGACGTTATCTCAGATGGCATTGTTAGGAGTGACTTGCGACCATGAAGCGATAACAGGTGAAGAAGTCATCCGTAGGTTGGATGTAGGGTATACGGCTTCTTTACGTCATTCTTCCATTCGACCAGATTTGCCGCGTTTATTTGAAGAGTTAAAAGAACTAGGTGTAGACTATTTCGGGCGTTGCTTAATGACAACGGACGGATCGCCACCATCTTTTTATGAAGAAGGGATTATGAATACGTGTATTCAAATTGCCATTGATGCAGGGATTAACCCAATTGATGCTTATGGAATGGCAACGTACTATGTTGCTCGTTATTACAATGTTGATCATAAGCTAGGTATGATTGGACCTGGTCGAATTGCTCATTTGAATTTCTTATCAGCGAAAGATGCACCTACGCCAGTAAGTGTCCTTGCTAAAGGACAGTGGGTTCGTCGCGATGGAAAAGATATTAGACAGGAACAAACGTTTAATTGGTCTGATTATGGAATAAATCCGATTGAATTTAATTGGGAACTGTCTGAAGATGAGCTTCATTTTTCAATGCCAATGGGTATTGAAATGACGAATGCGGTTATTTTAAAACCTTATCAAACCATGCTTGAAACGTCAGCTACCGCGCTATCAACAGATCATGACGAATCGTTTTTTGCAATGATTGATAAAAAAGGAAAATGGCTCGTTACCACAACCCTCAGAGGATTTGCAACGTCTGTGATGGGTTTAGCTAGTTCCTATTCATACACTGGGGACGTTATTTTGATCGGAAAGTCATTAAAAGCGATGGTGCAAGCATTTAATGAGTTAAAGAAACAAGGTGGCGGATTAATTCTCATTGAAGATGGAGAAGTGATTGATCGCATCAAGCTACCGTTACTCGGAATGATGTCTGATGAACCGATGGAAGTCATTATGGAGCAGGAACGCAGCTTTACGAAAAAGTTAAGAGATCGAGGTTATACGCACGAGGATCCAATGTATAGTTTGCAATTCTTTTCGTCTACTCACCTTCCTTATATTCGTGTTACACAAAAAGGGATCTATGATGTTCGCAAGAAAAGAATTTTATTTCCAGCAATAATGAGGTAA
- a CDS encoding aldose 1-epimerase family protein — protein MIIIENDDLQVELMNSGAEVQKVIDKHTGKNKMWSGDPEYWGRVSPILFPIVGALKGGTYRYENQMYTLPRHGFLRDQMFVTNHLERSKVRFHFESSGQFTDVYPFEFTIHVNYELVERSLKVTWEVKNDTDGPMYFSIGGHPGFALPMREGRKTADHVIELQSSQQLKQYQLVDNLLEEVKDQAISSSFSLSPERFKRDALVYEGVDKVSVTIDQSIMLELDVQDAPYVGVWSPYREGEDELAFICIEPWYGLADTTETSGSLEEKKGIQKLAVGEQFTGGYTIKF, from the coding sequence ATGATTATTATTGAAAATGACGATCTTCAAGTAGAACTAATGAATAGTGGTGCAGAGGTTCAAAAAGTGATTGATAAACATACAGGGAAAAATAAAATGTGGAGTGGGGACCCAGAATACTGGGGAAGGGTTTCACCAATTTTATTTCCAATTGTTGGCGCTTTAAAAGGAGGAACGTATCGGTATGAAAACCAGATGTATACACTTCCTCGACATGGCTTTCTTAGAGATCAAATGTTTGTGACCAATCATCTAGAACGATCAAAGGTTCGCTTTCATTTTGAATCTTCTGGTCAGTTTACAGATGTGTATCCGTTTGAATTTACGATTCATGTAAACTACGAATTAGTTGAGCGATCGCTAAAAGTAACGTGGGAAGTAAAAAATGATACAGACGGACCCATGTATTTCTCCATCGGCGGACATCCTGGCTTCGCTTTACCTATGAGAGAAGGAAGAAAAACGGCTGATCATGTCATCGAGTTACAATCGAGCCAGCAGTTAAAGCAGTACCAGTTAGTGGACAATCTGTTGGAAGAAGTGAAGGATCAAGCTATTTCCTCATCTTTTTCTCTTTCGCCTGAGCGGTTTAAGCGTGACGCGCTTGTATATGAAGGTGTTGATAAAGTCTCAGTCACTATCGATCAGTCGATTATGCTTGAACTAGATGTGCAAGATGCACCATATGTTGGCGTTTGGTCTCCATATAGAGAAGGTGAGGACGAGCTAGCTTTTATTTGCATTGAACCTTGGTACGGCTTAGCGGATACAACCGAGACGAGCGGTTCATTAGAAGAGAAAAAAGGAATTCAAAAACTTGCTGTAGGTGAACAGTTTACAGGCGGTTACACAATTAAGTTCTGA
- the aceA gene encoding isocitrate lyase, which yields MNRAKAAEQLQQQWETETRWEGVTRGYSAEDVVSLRGSMPIQYTFAEKGAERLWDLIHTDPFVRALGALTGNQAVQQVKAGLKAIYLSGWQVAADANLSGQMYPDQSLYPANSVPKIVKNINQALQRADQIEFVEGDSSTHWFAPIVADGEAGFGGRLNVYELTKSMIEAGAAGVHFEDQLASEKKCGHLGGKVLIPTRTAVQNLIAARLAADVLGVPTLIIARTDANAADLLTSDIDPYDHHFIASHNRTEEGFFRTNAGLDQAIARGLAYAPYADLIWCETSEPNLEEAQAFADAIHEKFPGKLLAYNCSPSFNWKAKLSDDEIETFQERLGEMGYKFQFVTLAGFHALNNSMFELANGYSTRGMGAYSELQQQEFSNEQKGYTATRHQREVGTGYFDEVVSVISGGTSSTRAMSGSTETEQFS from the coding sequence ATGAATCGTGCAAAAGCAGCCGAGCAATTACAACAACAATGGGAAACAGAAACAAGGTGGGAAGGCGTGACTCGAGGTTATTCTGCAGAAGATGTGGTCAGTTTAAGAGGATCAATGCCAATCCAGTATACGTTTGCAGAAAAAGGAGCTGAACGCTTATGGGACCTTATCCATACTGATCCATTTGTTCGCGCCCTTGGAGCACTAACGGGGAACCAAGCAGTTCAACAAGTAAAAGCGGGTTTAAAAGCCATCTATCTTAGCGGCTGGCAAGTTGCTGCAGACGCCAATTTATCAGGGCAAATGTATCCGGATCAAAGCTTATATCCTGCTAATAGTGTTCCTAAAATTGTAAAAAATATTAATCAAGCTTTGCAACGCGCCGATCAAATTGAATTTGTCGAAGGAGATTCATCTACACATTGGTTTGCCCCGATTGTCGCAGATGGAGAAGCCGGTTTTGGTGGACGCTTAAATGTATACGAACTAACGAAATCAATGATTGAAGCTGGGGCTGCTGGTGTTCACTTTGAAGATCAACTTGCATCTGAAAAGAAATGTGGCCATTTAGGTGGAAAGGTGCTTATCCCTACACGTACTGCTGTACAGAACTTGATTGCCGCTCGACTAGCCGCTGATGTTCTAGGTGTTCCAACACTTATCATCGCTCGGACAGATGCGAATGCTGCTGACTTGCTTACAAGCGACATTGATCCATACGATCACCACTTTATCGCTAGTCATAATCGGACAGAAGAAGGGTTTTTCCGTACAAATGCTGGCTTAGATCAAGCCATTGCTCGAGGGCTGGCTTATGCCCCTTATGCCGATTTAATTTGGTGTGAAACATCCGAGCCTAATTTAGAAGAGGCACAAGCGTTTGCTGATGCCATTCATGAGAAGTTTCCTGGAAAACTACTTGCTTATAACTGCTCTCCTTCATTTAACTGGAAAGCAAAATTATCGGACGATGAAATTGAAACATTCCAAGAACGTCTGGGAGAAATGGGCTATAAATTCCAGTTTGTCACGCTAGCTGGCTTCCATGCTTTAAATAACAGCATGTTTGAACTTGCAAACGGTTACTCAACTCGAGGAATGGGTGCTTACTCGGAACTTCAGCAACAAGAATTTTCAAATGAACAAAAAGGCTATACTGCAACAAGACATCAGCGCGAAGTCGGCACAGGTTATTTTGATGAAGTAGTATCTGTTATTTCCGGAGGGACCTCTTCTACTAGAGCAATGAGTGGCTCTACTGAAACTGAACAATTCTCATAA
- a CDS encoding YerC/YecD family TrpR-related protein: MQINKLRGKELDQLFQAILSLKDVEEAYEFFDDLCTINEIQSLAQRLEVARMLRDGYTYHKIETETGASTATISRVKRCLNYGNDGYRLTLDRIDAQELEKTQDA, from the coding sequence TTGCAAATAAATAAATTAAGAGGAAAAGAATTAGATCAGTTGTTTCAAGCCATCCTTTCTTTAAAAGATGTGGAAGAAGCGTATGAATTCTTTGATGACCTATGCACAATTAACGAAATCCAGTCTCTTGCTCAGCGCCTTGAAGTTGCGCGAATGTTACGTGATGGCTACACGTATCATAAGATTGAAACAGAGACAGGAGCAAGTACAGCGACGATTTCACGCGTGAAGCGCTGTTTAAACTATGGCAATGATGGGTATCGACTTACGCTAGATCGGATTGATGCGCAAGAGCTCGAAAAAACACAAGATGCATAA